The Pseudomonas sp. IAC-BECa141 genome contains the following window.
CCGGTGTCGGTGACTTGCTTCAGACCGCGCTTCTCGATGATCTCGTCCGCGCTGCCTTCACCGTTGGCCATCGCTTCGAACACCACCTTGGCGATCTTGCCGGAGATGGTGTTGTCCTTGATGCGCTGCAGCATGCCGCCCAGTTGCTCGGCCGAAACCGGCGAATCCTCGATGTCCAGGTTCTGCTTGTTGAGCAGGCTGCCCAACTCGACCATCACCCAGTTCGCCGCCAGTTTGGCGTCGCCGCCGATGCTGGCGACCTTCTCGAAGTAGTCCGCCTGCTCACGGCTGGTGGCCAGCACGTTGGCGTCGTAGGCCGACAGACCGAACGCAGTCTGGAAGCGCTCGCGTTTCTGCGGTGGCAGTTCCGGCAGGGTGGCGCGCACGTCGTTGAGGAACGAGTCCTCGATGACCACCGGCAGCAGGTCCGGATCGGGGAAGTAACGGTAGTCGTTGGCTTCCTCTTTGCTGCGCATCGGACGGGTCTCGTCCTTGTTCGGATCGTACAGACGGGTCTGCTGGATCACTTTGCCGCCGTCTTCGATCAGGTCGATCTGACGCTGGATTTCGGAGTTGATTGCCTTCTCGATGAAGCGGAACGAGTTGACGTTCTTGATCTCGCAGCGGGTGCCGAATTCAACCTGGCCTTTGGGACGCACCGACACGTTGCAGTCGCAACGCAGCGAGCCTTCGGCCATGTTGCCGTCGCAGATGCCCAGGTAACGCACCAGCGCGTGGATCGCCTTGACGTAGGCCACGGCTTCCTTGGCGCTGCGCATGTCAGGTTCGGACACGATTTCCAGCAGCGGCGTGCCGGCACGGTTCAGGTCGATGCCGGTGGCACCGCTGAATTCTTCGTGCAGGCTCTTGCCGGCGTCTTCTTCCAGGTGCGCGCGGGTGATGCCGACGCGTTTGACCGTGCCGTCTTCCAGGGCGATGTCCAGGTGGCCCTTGCCGACAATCGGCAATTCCATCTGGCTGATCTGGTAGCCCTTCGGCAGATCCGGGTAGAAGTAGTTTTTACGGGCGAACACGTTGCGCTGGCCGATCTCGGCGTCAATCGCCAGACCGAACATCACCGCCATGCGCACGGCTTCCTGGTTCAGTACCGGCAGGGTGCCGGGCATGCCCAGGTCGATCAGGCTGGCCTGGGTGTTCGGCTCGGAACCGAAAGTGGTGGAACTACCGGAAAAGATTTTCGACCGGGTGGTGAGCTGGGTGTGAATCTCCAGCCCGATCACGACTTCCCATTGCATGTGTGTCTCCTCAGAAGCCGGTTGGGGTGCGGGTGTGCCAGTCAGTGTTCAGCTGATACTGGTGCGCAACGTTGAGCAAGCGGCCTTCCTGGAAATACGGAGCGAGCAGTTGCACGCCGACCGGCAGACCATCGACAAAACCGGCCGGCATCGACAGGCCCGGCAGGCCCGCGAGGT
Protein-coding sequences here:
- the gatB gene encoding Asp-tRNA(Asn)/Glu-tRNA(Gln) amidotransferase subunit GatB, yielding MQWEVVIGLEIHTQLTTRSKIFSGSSTTFGSEPNTQASLIDLGMPGTLPVLNQEAVRMAVMFGLAIDAEIGQRNVFARKNYFYPDLPKGYQISQMELPIVGKGHLDIALEDGTVKRVGITRAHLEEDAGKSLHEEFSGATGIDLNRAGTPLLEIVSEPDMRSAKEAVAYVKAIHALVRYLGICDGNMAEGSLRCDCNVSVRPKGQVEFGTRCEIKNVNSFRFIEKAINSEIQRQIDLIEDGGKVIQQTRLYDPNKDETRPMRSKEEANDYRYFPDPDLLPVVIEDSFLNDVRATLPELPPQKRERFQTAFGLSAYDANVLATSREQADYFEKVASIGGDAKLAANWVMVELGSLLNKQNLDIEDSPVSAEQLGGMLQRIKDNTISGKIAKVVFEAMANGEGSADEIIEKRGLKQVTDTGAISAVLDEMLAANAEQVEQYRAADEAKRGKMFGFFVGQAMKASKGKANPQQVNELLKSKLEG